Within the Dehalococcoidia bacterium genome, the region CGTCCTGCAGCAGTTCGAGCTCCGCCCGGCGCTTGTTGATGCCGAGGAACAGCGCGCCCAGCGCCGTCACGACGTACAGCCACGGCGAGATCGGCACGTCGATGGCGAGCGCGCCGGCCATTGCGCGCAGCACGAATCCCGCCGCGATTACCATCAGGTCCAACAGCACCATGTGCTTCAGGCTGAACGAGTACGCCGCCATCAGCACCGTGTACGCCAGGATGGCGCAGCCGACGCGCCAGTCGAGCGCAAACGCGCCCGCATTGCCGATGACGGCGAGACCGGCCGCCCACCTCCACGCTGACTGCGCGGAGAGCTGTCCCGCCGCGATCGGCCGGTTGCGCTTCTTCGGGTGGGCGCGGTCGCTTTCGACGTCGCGGATATCGTTGACGAGGTAGTCCGCGCTCGAGACTAGGCAAAAACAGATGAACGCGACGAGCGACTCGAGGATCTTCGGGATCCAGACGTCCGGCTCGCCGATCTCGTACTGCTGGTTGACCGCGAAGATCAGCGCCAGGAAGACGATGCCGTTTTTCGTCCACTGACGCGGGCGCATAGCCTTCAGGACATAACGGAGGTGCGAGAGGCGCCCGCCCTGACCGGCTTCCGCCGCTGGCGTAGCTTCGGCGAGCGACGGCTGCCCTGTCGCGAGCGCGACGTCTTCGTTCGCCATGGGCGCATGATAGCGCACCCCCGAAGGCCGGCGAAGCCGCAAGTTCCCCTACCAACGGCCGATGATCCCCTTGGGGGGAGTGATGGAGAAAGCGCACGCTTTCAAGGCGCTCAGACTCGACCAGAGCGCCGACGGGCAGATGGTCGAGACTGCCTACTGGACGCTCGTCCGGCAGGCCCAGCATCGCGCTGCCGGCGACCCCGACGCCCACCTGGAGATAGACGCGCTCAACGAGGCGTACCAGACGCTCACACCCGACAGCCGCGGAAAGCCCATGGCGAGCACGCGAGCCCAGGCCGCCGGCACCGGATTTGCGCTCCTAGACTGGTTCGCGGACTGGTGCGCCGACCAGGCGCTCCGCACGCGCATCCGCTGGTCGAAGCGCAACCCGGAGATCGCATTCATCGGCGGCGCGGTGATCGTGCTGATGCTGCTGGCGCTGAGTGCCGGGGCGTCGGCGCTCAACGTGTTCCTCGTCGTCGGCGTGGTGTGCGTGGCGATCTGGGCGCCGTGGCGCCGCACGCCGCCCCCGAACGAGTAGCGCGCACGCCGCATCACAACCATGCGACTGACCGACTGGCGGACTGAAAGACTTACAGCGGCAGGTTGCTGTGCTTCTTCGGCGGCGCCGTGTCCGTCTTGGAGCGCAACATCTCGAACGCGCGAATCACTTTGCCGCGCGTGTCGCGCGGGTCGATGACATCGTCGACGTAGCCGCGCGCGGCCGCGACATAGGGGTTAGCGAAGCGGTCGGCGTAGTCGGCGACGAGTTTCGCGCGCTCGGCGATCGCGTCGTCCGATTCCTGCAGCCGGGTGCGATACAGGATGTTCACTGCCGGTTCCGGCCCGACGACGGCGATCTCGCCCTGCGGCCACGAAAAGTTCATGTCGGCGCGCAGGTGCTTCGAGCCCATGGCGTCGTAGGCGCCGCCGTACGCCTTACGCAGAATGACGGTGACCTTGGGCACCGTCGCTTCGGCGTACGCGAACACGAGCTTGGCGCCATGGATGATAATGCCTCCGTACTCCTGTGCCGTCCCCGGCAAGAAGCCCGGCACATCGACCAGCGTCAGGATCGGAATGTTGAAGGCGTCGCAGAATCGCACGAAACGCGCAGCCTTGCGCGACGAGTCGATGTCCAGCACGCCGGCGAGATACAACGGCTGGTTCGCCACGATACCCACCGTGCGGCCGCCCATGCGCGCCAGCCCGACGACGATGTTCTGCGCGAACTGCGCGTGAACTTCCATGAAGTCGCCGAGGTCGACGATGCCATGGATGACTTCGCGGACGTCGTAGCTCTTCGTCGCGTCGTCCGGGACGATGGTCACCATGTCTTCGTTGCGGCGGTGTACATCGTCGCCGGTCTCGACGAGCGGCGGATCTTCCATGTTGTTGAGCGGCAGAAACGCAAACAGCCGCCGTACTTCCAGCAGCGTGTCTTCTTCGTTATCGATCGCGAAGTGCGCGACGCCGCTCCGCGTCGCGTGCGCCGTCGCGCCGCCCAGGTCCTCGTGCGTCACGTCCTCGCCGGTAACGGACTTGATCACGTCCGGGCCGGTGATGAACATCTGCGACGTGCCCTGCGTCATGAAGATGAAGTCGGTCAGCGCCGGCGAGTACACGGCGCCGCCCGCGCACGGGCCCATGATGACGGAGATCTGCGGAATGACGCCTGATGCCAGCGTGTTCCGCAGGAAGATATCGCCGTAACCGCCAAGGCTCGCGACGCCCTCCTGGATGCGCGCGCCTCCCGAGTCGTTGATGCCAATGACGGGCGCGCCGACCTTGAGCGCCAGATCCATGACCTTGGACATCTTCTCGCCCATGGCTTCCGAGAGCGAGCCGCCGAAGACCGTGAAGTCCTGCGAAAACACGAAGGTCGCGCGGCCATCGATCTTGCCATAGCCCGTTACGACGGCGTCGCCGAGGTAGTGCTGTTCGTCCAGCCCGAACTCCGTCGCGCGGTGCACGACGAGCTGGTCCAGCTCCTCGAACGTGCCCGGGTCGAGCAGGATGTCGATGCGTTCGCGAGCCGTGAGCTTGCCCCGCTGGTGCTGCGCTTCGATGCGCTTCAGGCCGCCTCCGAGGCGCGCCTGGTCCTTCATCTGAAGGAGCTTCTGGAGCCGTTCTTCGCTGGACATCGCGCCGATCGTAGCAGAGCGCCCTTTGTGGCGGTATGGCGCGTTTGTACCTTGCGCGGTCGACGCTAGGGCGCTTGGGCGGCCATAACAGCATCGAGGGCGGGGCGCCTGTCCGCCCACGGCTGCATCTGCTCGAAGGCGCGCGCGGCGCGCAGCACCGTCGCATCGGCGTATGCCCGCCCGACGATCTGCAGCCCGACCGGCAACCCCTTCGCGTCGAAACCGCACGGCACCGACGCCGCCGGCTGACCCGTGAGGTTGAACGGCACCGTGAACGGCGACCACCCAAACGGCGGAAACGCATCTTCCCCGACGTGCGTCGGCGGTTCGCCGATCGGGAACGCCGTCACGGCGAGCGCGGGCGTCAGCAGCAGGTCGTATGTCTCATGGAATCTTCGTATCGACTGCCAGACGGCCATGCGCCGGTTATTCGCTCGCACGTAGTCCGCGCCGGTTGTCTTGCTGCCTTGCTCGAGGAACGCGCGCGCGGGAGGACCGATCTGCGCGCGCTGTTCGTCCGTTAGTTCACTCAGCCAGACTGCGTCCGACGTCGCCGCGAGCACCATGAACGTCTGGTCCGCCGAGGGGTTCGCGAAGCCCGGCGTCGCCTCGTCGACGGTGCAGCCCAACTCCTCGAATCGTCGCGCCGCCGTTTCGCAGATCGCGCGCACCTCCGGATCGACGAGCGCGTAACCGAGGTCGGCCGACCAGCCGACGCGCAGGCCGCGTACGCCGCCTTCAATATCGGAACGGAACGAAGCGCCCGGATCGTCAATCGAAAACGGATCGGATGGCTCGAAGCCCGCGATCACGTCGAGCATGAGCGCGGCATCCCCGACTGTGCGCGCCATCGGACCGCGGTGCGTCATCGTCGACCAGCCGCCGGGGCTGCGCGGCACGCGCCCGTACGTCGGTTTGAGGCCGAAGATGCCGCACAACGACGCCGGAATGCGGATCGACCCGCCGCCGTCGCTGCCCAGCGCCAACGGCCCCATGCCGGCAGCCACCTGCGACGCTGCGCCGCCGCTCGACCCACCCGGCGTGCGGGTGATGTCCCACGGGTTATGCGTCGCGCCGAACAGCAGATTTTCCGTCGTCGGGAGGAAGCCGAACTCCGGCGTGTTCGTCTTGCCGAGGTGAATCGCGCCGGCGTCGAGCAGCCGCCTCGCGCAATGCTCGTATCCCGTCGCGATGTTGTCGCGATACACGACCGAGCCCTTGCTAGTCGGCAACCCCTTCACGTCGAACAGGTCCTTGATCGAGAGCGGCACGCCGTGCAGCGGGCCGAGTACGTCGCCGCGCATGACGGCATTTTCGGCGGCCCGCGCCTGGCTTATCGCCATCTCTCGCGTCACCAACACGTATGCGTTCAGCACAGGGTTCACCGCATCGATGCGATCGAGCAGCGCGCCGGTGACTTCGACCGGCGACAGCTTCTTCGCCCGCACGGCGGCGGCGATCTCGGTGGCAGGCATCCAGGCGAATTCGTCGTTCATGACGCTCCTCGGAAGTGCGACGACCAGTCCGGCATGCAACATCGCCCCGCTGCGGCCACTGTGTCAACTCCCGCATGCCTGCTACCATGCCGCACCATGAAGATCAGCGTTGGGCCGTTCGAGCGGTCGCGCCACCTCGATGACGCGGCGTGGCTCCTCTCAGAGCGCCAGCGGCGTGACCGCCAGCACGATGACCGGCTGCCCGTGATCTTCGAGGCGCCCGATCCGTGCCGTCCGCTCATCGAGCAGGCGCTGTCGGCGCCGGGGGCGTACGGCGTCTTCGCGACGGCGGACGGTAAGCCCGCAGGCTTCGGCATCATGTCGGTGCAACTCTTCGCGCCGACGCACTTTCTGTCTGGATTCTTCCCTCCACGCGGCGCATCGTTCTCCCACTCCGCGCACGCAGCCGCCGAAGGCATCGAGTACGACGTGTACCGCGAGATGTACGCGGCGCTCGGGGAGCACTACGTCGCACAGGGCTACTTCGACCACACGGTGAACCTCTCGGCGAGCGACCGCGCGGCGCAGGATGCGTTCACGTCGCTCGGCTTCGGACGCACGATGGCCTGCGCGATCCGCGGCGTCGACCCGGTCGAGCGAGCGGCCGCGAACGTCGAACTGCACCAGGCGAGCGCCGAGGACGAAGCGGTGATCTTCGACCTCAATACGGAGCTTATGCTGCACCACGCGCGCTCGCCGATCTTCCAGCCGATGGTCCGCGAAACCGACGAGAGCAGCCACGAGATGCAGCGCGGGCTGCTCGCCGACCCCGATGCGAACGCTCACTGGGTCGCGTACGAGGACGGGCGGCCGGTGGGGATGAACACCTTCATGGCGCCGACATTCCTCTCGCCCATGACCCTGCCTGACAAGACG harbors:
- a CDS encoding decaprenyl-phosphate phosphoribosyltransferase, whose amino-acid sequence is MANEDVALATGQPSLAEATPAAEAGQGGRLSHLRYVLKAMRPRQWTKNGIVFLALIFAVNQQYEIGEPDVWIPKILESLVAFICFCLVSSADYLVNDIRDVESDRAHPKKRNRPIAAGQLSAQSAWRWAAGLAVIGNAGAFALDWRVGCAILAYTVLMAAYSFSLKHMVLLDLMVIAAGFVLRAMAGALAIDVPISPWLYVVTALGALFLGINKRRAELELLQDGAGTHRKILDEYTPELLDQMASTVTAATLMAYGLYTFTADGLPANHSMMLTIPFVLYGIFRYLYLVNVKKEGGSPEDVLLKDIPIMLTVAGWIITAAAVLLIARD
- a CDS encoding acyl-CoA carboxylase subunit beta yields the protein MSSEERLQKLLQMKDQARLGGGLKRIEAQHQRGKLTARERIDILLDPGTFEELDQLVVHRATEFGLDEQHYLGDAVVTGYGKIDGRATFVFSQDFTVFGGSLSEAMGEKMSKVMDLALKVGAPVIGINDSGGARIQEGVASLGGYGDIFLRNTLASGVIPQISVIMGPCAGGAVYSPALTDFIFMTQGTSQMFITGPDVIKSVTGEDVTHEDLGGATAHATRSGVAHFAIDNEEDTLLEVRRLFAFLPLNNMEDPPLVETGDDVHRRNEDMVTIVPDDATKSYDVREVIHGIVDLGDFMEVHAQFAQNIVVGLARMGGRTVGIVANQPLYLAGVLDIDSSRKAARFVRFCDAFNIPILTLVDVPGFLPGTAQEYGGIIIHGAKLVFAYAEATVPKVTVILRKAYGGAYDAMGSKHLRADMNFSWPQGEIAVVGPEPAVNILYRTRLQESDDAIAERAKLVADYADRFANPYVAAARGYVDDVIDPRDTRGKVIRAFEMLRSKTDTAPPKKHSNLPL
- a CDS encoding GNAT family N-acetyltransferase — translated: MKISVGPFERSRHLDDAAWLLSERQRRDRQHDDRLPVIFEAPDPCRPLIEQALSAPGAYGVFATADGKPAGFGIMSVQLFAPTHFLSGFFPPRGASFSHSAHAAAEGIEYDVYREMYAALGEHYVAQGYFDHTVNLSASDRAAQDAFTSLGFGRTMACAIRGVDPVERAAANVELHQASAEDEAVIFDLNTELMLHHARSPIFQPMVRETDESSHEMQRGLLADPDANAHWVAYEDGRPVGMNTFMAPTFLSPMTLPDKTIYLFQGIVAPDARAGGVGSAILSKGVEWARGKGYEHVALHFAAPNVPGAKFWQSSRFVPVEYGMRRHIDERIAWANR
- a CDS encoding amidase, with the translated sequence MNDEFAWMPATEIAAAVRAKKLSPVEVTGALLDRIDAVNPVLNAYVLVTREMAISQARAAENAVMRGDVLGPLHGVPLSIKDLFDVKGLPTSKGSVVYRDNIATGYEHCARRLLDAGAIHLGKTNTPEFGFLPTTENLLFGATHNPWDITRTPGGSSGGAASQVAAGMGPLALGSDGGGSIRIPASLCGIFGLKPTYGRVPRSPGGWSTMTHRGPMARTVGDAALMLDVIAGFEPSDPFSIDDPGASFRSDIEGGVRGLRVGWSADLGYALVDPEVRAICETAARRFEELGCTVDEATPGFANPSADQTFMVLAATSDAVWLSELTDEQRAQIGPPARAFLEQGSKTTGADYVRANNRRMAVWQSIRRFHETYDLLLTPALAVTAFPIGEPPTHVGEDAFPPFGWSPFTVPFNLTGQPAASVPCGFDAKGLPVGLQIVGRAYADATVLRAARAFEQMQPWADRRPALDAVMAAQAP